Within the Desulfovibrio oxyclinae DSM 11498 genome, the region GAAGAACGGCAAGTGGGTCGGCGACGTCCCCGACGGCGGCTGGCCGCCCATGGCCACCGGCAAGGGGCGGTATCCGTTCATCATGTCCAAGCACGGATTCGGCCAGATCTACGGGCCGGGCCGTCAGGATGGTCCGTTCTCGGAGCACTACGAGCCGGTTGAGACCCCTGTTGCGCGCAACATGTTCTCGCAGCAGCTCAACAGCCCCGTGTACAAGTTCGTTTCCAGCGAGATGGACAAGCTCTCCGCGCCCGCGGATCCGAACTTCCCCATCGTGCTGACGACCTACAGCCTCACGGAACACTGGTGCGGCGGCGGAGAAACCCGCAACATCCCGAACCTGCTCGAAGCGGAACCGCAGCTCTATGTCGAGATGAGTCCCGAACTGGCAGGGGAGAAGGGCATCGCCAACGGCGACGGCGTGATCGTGGAGAGCGCGCGAGGGCGCGTTGAGGCCATCGCCATGGTCACGGTCCGCATGCGCCCGTTGCGGGTGCACGGCCGAATCATCCACGAGATAGGCATGCCGTTCTGCTTCGGCTGGACGACCCCGGGAACCGGCGACGCCACCAACAGGCTCACGCCTTCGGTCGGCGACCCGAACACCACCATTCCCGAATACAAGGCCTGCTGCGTGAATGTCCGCAAGGCCGACAGGCTCACCGAGCTTGCAACCTAAAAGGAGGTCGTCATGCCCAAGTCGTTTCTCATCGACACATCCCGCTGCACGGCGTGCCGCGGCTGTCAGATAGCCTGCAAGGAATGGCACGAGCTGCCGGCCAACAAGACTACCCAGTACGGGTGGGGGAGCCATCAGAATCCGCAGGACCTGAATGCGAACAACTATAAACTCGTGCGTTTCAGCGAGCACCTCGACGGTGACGTGATCCGCTGGAACTTCTTCCCGGACCAGTGCCGGCACTGTGTGGAGCCGCCCTGCAAGGACATGGCGGACATGATCGTCGAAGGCGCCGTTGTCCGCGACGACAAGACCGGTGCGGTGCTCTTCACCGAAGCGTCCGTGAAACTCAGCGAGGCGGACTTCGAGGAGGTGCGTATGGCGTGCCCCTATGACATTCCCCGGCGCAATGAGAACTCGGGACTCATGAGCAAATGCACCATGTGCAACGAGCGTATCCATAGCGGACTGCAGCCCGCGTGCGTCAAGGTGTGTCCCACCGGCACCATGCAGTTCGGCGAACGCGAGGACATGCTCAAGCTGGCCGAGGCCCGGCTCGAATCGCTGAAAAAGGACTGGCCCGAAGCCATGCTGGCGGATCCCTATGACGTGAACGTGATCTACCTGCTCATCGACACCCCCGAGAACTATCACGAGCGCTCAGTTGCCGCGAACACCGCGGGTCCCATGTCGAAGAAGCAGTTCTTTGCCACGCTGACGCGTCCCTTCAGGGCCATGAAGGCCTGAGTGTAACAAAACGAATCCCGGAAACGGACCGGACGGCTGCTGGGCTGTCCGGTCCGGGCCCGGAACTGGAGTACTGCATGACATCTTCATTCGACCGCGAAAAAGTGGAAAGGACCCTTGAGACCATCCGCAGGCGGACTCCGGCATACGACGAGCTCACGACACGGTTCGGGCCGCTCTTCATCGCCAGCGAAGAGTTGAGCGCGGAGCTTGTTGAGAAAGGCATCGCGGCACCGGCAATCGACACCGTGAGGTTTGCGTCCGGCGTGCCCGTGCTTGTTGGCAACGATCTTGAGCAATGGCGTGACGAGTTTGCGCTCGCGGCAAAAAGACTGGTTGCCCCGGTCTGTGAAGTGCTTCGTCTTGAACAGGATATTGTCGAAGCGATGCAAAAGGCATTTTCGGATACCGATATGATTTTGGGACTCGCCCGGGCGCGCATGGAGGGCGACGAAGAGCGTTTCAAAGACACCTCCGCCCAGCATGACCTCCCCTCGGACATGCTGATGTTTGTTGCAGAAACCATTTGTTCGTCGGTGCTTCGCGCTGTGGCCGACTCCGTGGGCGAGTCCCTTTCATCGTTTGGCTGGGAGCAGGGTCACTGTCCCGTGTGCGGGGCTACGCCTTCCATTTCTCAGCTTTCCCCCAAAGAGGTCACGGATCTTGATCAGCTCGTGGGCGGTGGCGGCAGAAAGTATCTTCACTGTTCCCTGTGCGGGCATGACTGGCGATTCAAGCGCAACGCATGTCCGTCCTGCGGCAACGACGAAACCGAGTCACGCGAATTCTTTCACGTGGACAACGTGCGCTACGAGCGCGTTGAAGCGTGTCGGAAATGCGGCAGGTATTGTCTGAATATCGACATGCGGGAGTACGAGCCGCATCCGCACCTCGATGCGGTCCAGATGGGACTCATCCACCTTGATCTGCACGCTCGCAGCAACAGCCTGAGCCCGCTGACGCCGACGCTGTGGAATAATGCGGAGTAACGGGGAATGGCGATACCGCAACTGAGACCCATTGAGGCCGAAGGCCGGGCACGAGTCGAATCCTCGCACGGGCTGGCCCCGGCACAGGTCACGTGTCCGGCGACTTTGCAGCGTTACGAGAACGGACGTTTCGCCTTGCGCGATGCTTCCATTGCCGTGGAAGAGGATATGCGGGTTGTGGTGGACGGCCGGGAGGAAGCCCTGCTGTCGCGCACGCCCGGAGATGACATGAATCTTGTGGCGGGTCATCTCTTTGCACGTTCCAGGGTCCGTGAACCCGGCGATATCCTCGACGTACGTTTCAGCTATCGCGGCGTGGCGCGCGCCGAGGTTGCCCTTGGCGGCGGCACCGGCATACGACGCATCTTCCCGTCACCCCGTCCGGTCAGAATCAACCCGCAGGCTCTTTTCAGCTTCAAGGAGCGGTTCGAGCATCGACAGAATCTTTATCGCAATACAGGTTCGACCCATGCGGCCGCGCTCTTTGCCGCAGATGGCGAAATGGTGTCCTTCGGTGAGGACGTTGGGCGGCACAACGCCTTTGACAAAGCCGTAGGTCGCGCACTTTTGGAAGGAACGCTGGAACGCGTGACCATCGCCATGTTGTCTTCGCGACTGGCCTTTGAGCTTGCGGTCAAGGCAACCACGGCCAATATCCCCATCCTGTGCGGATTCTCCGCGGCCACAAGCTCTGGCATCAGTTATGCCGACCGAAACAACCTCACGCTAGTAGGGAGGTTGAGAAGGGATTCCTTCAACGTATATTCCAACGGTTGGCGTATTCACGCGGATGACTGAACGCCAAGTGCGTATTAAAGCGGCCTTCTGTTCGCGTCTTGATCGAAGTCGGGCATTGCAATTGCAACATTCATCATGCGTGTTGTGTGAACTGCACTATTGGCCTATGGTTAATGCGGGAAATGTGTGATGATTTCAGCTTAG harbors:
- a CDS encoding 4Fe-4S dicluster domain-containing protein codes for the protein MPKSFLIDTSRCTACRGCQIACKEWHELPANKTTQYGWGSHQNPQDLNANNYKLVRFSEHLDGDVIRWNFFPDQCRHCVEPPCKDMADMIVEGAVVRDDKTGAVLFTEASVKLSEADFEEVRMACPYDIPRRNENSGLMSKCTMCNERIHSGLQPACVKVCPTGTMQFGEREDMLKLAEARLESLKKDWPEAMLADPYDVNVIYLLIDTPENYHERSVAANTAGPMSKKQFFATLTRPFRAMKA
- a CDS encoding formate dehydrogenase accessory protein FdhE → MTSSFDREKVERTLETIRRRTPAYDELTTRFGPLFIASEELSAELVEKGIAAPAIDTVRFASGVPVLVGNDLEQWRDEFALAAKRLVAPVCEVLRLEQDIVEAMQKAFSDTDMILGLARARMEGDEERFKDTSAQHDLPSDMLMFVAETICSSVLRAVADSVGESLSSFGWEQGHCPVCGATPSISQLSPKEVTDLDQLVGGGGRKYLHCSLCGHDWRFKRNACPSCGNDETESREFFHVDNVRYERVEACRKCGRYCLNIDMREYEPHPHLDAVQMGLIHLDLHARSNSLSPLTPTLWNNAE
- a CDS encoding formate dehydrogenase accessory sulfurtransferase FdhD, coding for MAIPQLRPIEAEGRARVESSHGLAPAQVTCPATLQRYENGRFALRDASIAVEEDMRVVVDGREEALLSRTPGDDMNLVAGHLFARSRVREPGDILDVRFSYRGVARAEVALGGGTGIRRIFPSPRPVRINPQALFSFKERFEHRQNLYRNTGSTHAAALFAADGEMVSFGEDVGRHNAFDKAVGRALLEGTLERVTIAMLSSRLAFELAVKATTANIPILCGFSAATSSGISYADRNNLTLVGRLRRDSFNVYSNGWRIHADD